The DNA segment TATCGCCCTCAAAGATGATTTTTTTGTTATCGATTATCAAAAATCGGTCAAGTATATCAAAAATACTATCAGCGTCGTGAGTAACCATAACCACACTAAGCCCTAAAGTATCGCGTAGTTCGCAAACAAGGGCGTCCATTTGACGTGAGCTAATCGGATCAAGACCACTATTTGGCTCATCTAAAAACAGTACCTTTGGGCTTAAAACCAAAGCCCTTGCAAGAGCTGCTCTTTTTTTCATACCACCGCTAAGTTCGGCTGGATAGAGCGTTGCAACGTGCGGTTTTAGACCAACTTTTTGTATCCAAAACATCGAAATTTCATCTATTTGTGAAGTGCTAAAATTTGAGTATTCTTTTAGCATTACGCCGACATTTTCAAGGATATTCATCGAGCTAAAAAGCGCACCAAACTGAAGCATTACTCCGCATTCTAGCTTGATATTTTGTTGCGTATTTATCGGACTTTGCCACATATTTATGCCGTTAAATTTTATCTCTCCAAGATCTGGTTTTTTAAGATACATCATAGTTTTCATAAGCGTAGTTTTACCACTACCACTACCACCTAAAAAGCCGTAAATTTCGCCACTTTTTACGCCCCAGCTGACATTATCGTGTATTACTCGTCCAGCATAGCTTGTAGTTACGTTTAGACCTTGTAAAATCATACGCCATACCACATAAAAAATACTGCAAAAACTGAGTCGATGGCAATGACTGCAAATATCGCGTTTACAACGCTTATGGTTGTTTTCTCACCAAGACTTAAGGCGTTACCAGTTACTTCAAAACCACGCAAACAGCCAATAAGAGCTATCGCGGCTCCAAAAAATGGTGCTTTTATAAGCCCAACATAAAGGTGTCTTAAGTCAATACTATCCTTAAAACGGCTTAAATACTCGCCAAAATTTATATCAAGTATGTTTTTTGAAACGATCATTTGACCAAAAATACTAACAACATCGGCTAAAAATACAACAGCTGGAAGCACTAAAATCATCGCTATAACACGTGGCAACACCAAAAACAAAAACGGATCAAGCCCCATTGTTTTCATCGCGTCAACCTCTTCTGTTATCTTCATAACGCCAATTTGTGCAGCAAAACTAGATGATGAACGTCCAGCAACAACGATAGCAGCGATGAGTGGTGCGACTTCACGAAGTGTTAAAACACCCATAATATCAACGATAAATATACTAGCACCAAACTTAGCTAGCATTGCTGAGCCTAGATATGCTAAGACTATGCCTATTAAAAATGACGTTAAAAGCACTATAAAAAGGGCATTTATACCACTATCTTTTATGTAGTTTGATAGCTCTTTAGCTCTGAAATTTTTAGGTTTTATAAACGCTTTTGAAAGATTGATGATAAACTCGCCTAAAAATGAGCTGAGATTTAGAAAATTTTTATTTAAATCTAAAATTCTTTTACCCAAATTTGCTATGAAATTTTGCTGTTTTGACTTTGAAAAATTACTTTTATCTATCTTTTTATCATCGATTAGCTCAAAAATTGAGCTTATATTTTTATTTTGATTTATAAATTTCGCACCAAATTTATCCTTAAAATTTACAAGTAAAATCGCAACTGCGTAATCAATGCTCTTTAAGTTTGCAAAGTCAATCTCATATTTTTGATGTTTTAACCCTTTAAAAACGGCGTTAAACTGCTTTGCGTCCTTGTAGGTTAGGGCGTCAAAAAGTGCGATTTTATCTCCTGAAATTTTAATTTTATGCAAATTATCCCTTTAATTTAAAGCTGATATTTTAACAAAATCCGCCTGATTTGTTTATAAAATTATTTTTGCTAAAATGGCAATTTTAAAGGATAGTTATGGAATTTAAAGTATTAAAATACGACGGCAACGCAAGGACTGGAATTTTAAAAACGGCTCACAGCGAGATTGCGACGCCTGTTTTTATGCCTGTTGGCACGGTTGGTGCGGTTAAGAGCCTTGATGCGATTGATATGGCTGAAATTTTAGACGCCAAAATCATCTTAGCAAACACCTATCATATGTATCTGCGTCCTGGCTCAAAGGTGGTTAAGGAGTTTGGCGGACTGCACGGATTTAGTAAATTTAACCGCTCATTTTTAACAGATAGCGGTGGATTTCAAGCGTTTTCACTAAGAGCAAATACCAAAAACGATGACGGCGGGATAAAATTTAAAAGCCATATTGACGGCTCAATGCACTATTTTACACCACGCTCGGTGCTTGATACGCAGTATGATTTAGGCTCTGATATTATGATGATTTTAGATGATTTAATAGCACTACCGGCTGAGAAAAAGCGAGTTGAGCTAAGTCTAAAACGCACGATAAAATGGGCAGATGAGGCGATAAAGTATCACAAGCTTAAACAATCTGAGGGCGTGGGGCTAAATCAAAATATCTTTGGCATTATTCAAGGCGGAACTGATTATGAGGCGCGTAAAATTTGTGCGCAGGCGCTTGCAAATATGCCATTTGACGGACTTGCTATTGGCGGATTAAGCGTTGGTGAGAGCAATAATGAAATGTATGACACCGTACAAGGCGTTATGCCATTTACTGACGCTTCTCGCCCACGTTACTTAATGGGCGTTGGTACACCGCAGGATTTGGTTGAAAATGTAGAGCGTGGGGTTGATATGTTTGACTGCGTTATGCCAACACGTAACGCAAGAAACGGCACACTTTTTACAAGTTTTGGCAAGATAAATGTAAAATCGGCTCGTTTTATAAACGACCACGCCCCAATTGATTTTGAGTGTAATTGCTACACGTGTCGGCACTACTCTCGTGGCTATCTAAACCACCTTTTTAAGGCTAGGGAGCTTACATTTTTTCGCCTTGCTAGTATTCATAATTTGCATTATTATTTAAATTTGATGAAGCAGATTAGAGAGGCGATAAATAGGGGCGAGTTTGCCAAATTTAAGCGAAATTTTTATGCAAAAATTTACGTTTAATTTACATTTAAAGACTACCTTTATGTTTTTTGTGAGATAATGCCACAACATCAAAAATAATTAAGGATTATAGATGAAGTCTTTACGGGTTAAAGTGGCACTTATACTAGTTGTCATTATGTTTGGCTCAATACTTAGTGTTAGCCTTTTAAGCTACAAGCAAGCCGAGAAAATGCACGCCGAGCTGTTATGCCAGGGGTCGGGAGTTCAAGTCTCCCCTTTGACACCAACTAAAATCCCTAAAATACAGCGTTTTAAAGCTCTACAATGTTTTAAGTTTTGGTTAAGTTAGGCACAATTTTTGTCAGTGTGCCAAAGTTTTGACAAAAAATAAGGCACAGTTTGAGGCACAAATTTTAATTTTATTTTTCACAGATTTTATATATTTTATGCCATCATGCCACCACTAGCACCAAGACCCTCTCTCGTGCCTCTTTCTGTCTCTCCCCTAGCATCTTTACCGCTAAAGCCACTTTTGTCCCTACCTTCTCTTTCTCTATCCCATTCATCCAAGGCTTCTTTTAGGGTTCGTTTTCCCATTTCTTCTATTTCTTTAGCCATTCTTTGGGCATTCTCTTTTGCTCGTCTATTTATCTCTCTCATTTTTTCTTTCATAGTCTTACTAGCCCCTCTTAAATCATCACCTATCTGCCCATATACCTACCAGCCTTATTTTTCCATCCAGCAATTTGTTTTGTCTCATAATAGTCTTCTTTACTTGCTATAAGCCCAACTCCATCAAGTATTCCAAGCATATTTTTAATCCCATCTATAAAGCCAAGTGGTGCTTCATGTACTGGCGTTCCCACATCATCAACCCCAACAAAATCTCCGCCAAATCCAAAGTGATTATCTAGACCAAACGCTGTCTCTAAAATTTCACTTACTAAAGCAGAAGTCACTGCCGAAACCGCAAAAGTAGAAACCGTAGATGTAACACCAAGTGCTTTTACGGTCGTATTTACAGCCGTGTTTAATGTCATATTTTTTACACTATTATAAATGGCTTCTGGCACATTTGCTGTATTTACTCTTCCTTGTGTTACACCATCATACACCATACCAGCTACAGCTGAGCCTATTGGGCCCATGTATGAAGTAGCTATGTTTTCTATTAAATTTTCAAGTGCAGTATCAGCCACTACCTCTGCAGCAAACCCATTAAAATTTCCAGTTTTTGCTTTGTTTGTCAAACTGCCATCATGATTAAATTTACTATCTCTTTCTCTTGTGCTTTCTCTTATTTTTTGCCTAAGTTGCACTACCTTATCTATTTTGTTGTACATCTGCACGATGTCAAACTCACGCTCTTTAGTTAGTAGTATCTGTATAGGCATTAGCATAAACTCAGCAAAGTCTTCGTTAAAGTTTATGATAGAAGCACTCAAAGATAGAGATTGATTTATAAAGATTGATCTAAAATCAGCACCAGGCAATACAAAAGAGTTATAAGCACTCCCTCCAGCAAATGTATTATCAAGCTTTCCACCAGCCATAAAGGCAAATGTATCATCATCGCTTCTAGCTGTTGCGTTTATAAAGTCATTAAAAGCTATATAACCATACATTTTTTAAGTTTTTTTAGTCATTGTCATATTTGTTGGTTCTACTACGCCTGTAACATCTTTACTTATTAGTCTATGCGTTAGATTAAAGAAGTACTTAGTCATATCTGTTGGCACTATCATGCCTCCAGCTTGATTATCACTTATAAATCCGCCCACAACGCCGATAGATTTTATCAATCTATTGTCTTTTACCTGCTCATCTATCGCCTTTTGTTGAGCAAGAGCTAGTTTATCCTCTGTGCCTAGCTTTTTTATCTGTGCATCTAGCAGTTGCCCTTGCTTCTTTAAATTTGCTAGTTTATCCGCTCTTTGCTCATCTATTTCATCGTTTTTTATCTGCTGACCTCTTGTTTGCTCTCTTATTCCCTCAATATTAGCGTCCATAGCCAAGCCTTGCTTCTTTAAATTTTCAAGAGTTATATTAAAGCTTAGGTCTTTTTCAGTTACCACCATAGCCACTTGCATTGCTATGGTGGTAAATTGAAGCGTCATCTGTGGCAAGATATTTGATAGTATCTTTATACGATAATCATTTGGTATTAGATACTCTGTGAATTTATCCTCGAGATATTTTATAGTCTCTTGAAACGGCGTATTCTCATCCACACTTATTCTTAGTAGCTCTTTTACTCTGTTTTGATAACTTTCATTAAAACTAATATCCATCTTTTTGCCTCTCTAATCGTCTTATCTTTGTTTTTTGTAATATTATCTCATCACTCATCACTGCCACTTGCGTTTTTACGCCGTTGCTCTCTATTGTGCTTACTCTATCACTTAGACTTTCGCACCAATCTATCAAGCTTTGTATGCGTTCGTTTATTTGTGAGATTTGAGTATTTAGGTTTGTTATTTGGTTTTCTAGATTATTTATTCTCTCTTCTTGTGTTGGCATTAAAACCCACTTTCTATCTCTACCTTAAAATTTAAGCCGTTGGTTAGCTCTAAAAATCTGCTTAGAGTGGCTTTTGAGTTAAATACGCCTTTATCGTCATAATTACCGCCTAATAAAATACAACCCTGCGTATCTTTTGGATGGTTGCCTACGTGGATTAAGATATATCGCTCACGGCTTACTTTGTCATTATAAAGTAGTGGCAATACCTGCTTAAAGCGTGGGCTTTTATGCCATATTACGTTATAAACGCCCTGCGGTATTCTTTTATCTAAGTTAGGACGTATTTCGTCGCTCCCTGCTGGTTCAAGTGTAAAGCCATTTAATAAAACTTCATCACCCTTAAAAAGCGTAAAACGTCCGATAGTGCCGTCATCTATCTCTTTAAATCTGTTAATTTTAAGTATCATTGTAATTTTTTAGAATAATTTGTATAATTAGCTAGAGGTTAGGCCAGAGGGTCGCAACCTCCAGCCTAAATTATACCTCAGAAAGTGAGGTGAGTTTATGCTTAATAACTTACTTGTCATAATTATACTACTTTGTATAATTATAGTCAAGGCTTTTTAGCCTAGCCCCTTTTATAGGGCTAGTAGGTTAAACCTCTAGCCATTTAAATTACTCCTTATAACTCCTTTCATTATTTTTTAGTTTGTTCCTATCTTTGCTTTTATCGCACTTATGATTATGTCTCTAATCTCAACTAATAAATCACTGCCAAACCACGCAGCGGTCGCACATATCGCCATACAAAGTCTTTCATTTTGTAAAAAATAAAATGCTATCTCATAAGCGATATATGCTGAAAATACCCCATCAATAAGCCGATAGCTAAAAGCCTTTAAGCCCTTTTGATCGCTTTTAGTAAAGCCAACAAGTGAGCCTAAAATACCCAGTGCCATTACATAAAGCAAATAGCTACTTAGCATGTTAGCCTCTAAAAAAACGCTTCCCACCAGCTAGGAGGGAATTTTGCATTAAACACACCAACACTTAAAAGCCATGCAAAGGTGCTAATCTCATCACTACTTATCGCCCATTTAAAAAAATAGTAGCTACTTATGCTTATTAGTGCAGCACTAAAGCCACCAAGTAGATAAATCATAGTCTTTTTTATAAATTTACTCATTTATACACCCTATTAAAAGCTCATGGACTATTAAAACATATTGCACCACCTCATTAAAGCTCTCTTGGCTTACTCGGATCATAAGTCGGCATGGTTGGCAGGTCCTCTTTGTTTAGGCATTTTATAGGGATGTATTGCTTTTTATACTCGGTTATTACCTGTTTATCCGCACAGCCTACAAATGCAAAAAGGGCTAAAAGTATAAGAATTTGCTTCATTGTCTGTTTTCCTTTAGTTTGTTTATTAAATCCTGAGTGGCTCTTTCATAATATCCCTTTATCTCTACGCACTCGCTATTTTTTGGTGCTTTTACGCTCTGTTTGGCTTTTATATTTGCGGTTATCTTTGCTAGGTTTGGCTTTTTTGCTTCTAGCTCTTTAAATTTGGCGTTTTGTTCGTCTATTTTGGTGTTGCAAGTGGTTAAGCTTGAGCGGATAAGCTCATTTTCTAGCTTATAAATTCCTATCTTTTCATTTGCGATTTTTAGCTGTTTGTTTAGTGTTTGATTTAGGCTAAATAATATAAAGCTCACACCCACGCAAAAGCACAAAAGGACGTAAATAATAGCGTTTGATTTAAATAAATTTGGTAAAAAGTTCATTAAAATTTTAAACATCTTTACTCCCTATATCTTAGCTTATGATATACTCTACAACACAGATAAAAGATACTAACCTTTAGTCTTGAACAACCAAGCTCTGTCATCATCTCTTTTAAAATTTCATCTGCTAACTCATATTTTTCTAAATCACATAAATAGTCGTGAACTAGTATTGCACTTAGATACTCAGGAGAGTTTGGAGGATACACACTCCAAAAGATACGTGGGATATTTGCTCCATTAGTTTTATACCCAGCTGGGATGATAATATCTTGATACCTATACTCTTCTACAAGTTCAAATTTATCTTTACTAAAAGGTTTTAAGATAGGATTATGTATACTCATAGCTATCCTTAAAGCACAGACGCTTTTATAAACATATCATCTAGCTTCTCATCATCCCAATTAAACTGATTAGCTAGAACACCTACAAGTGGATTGGTTCTTTCTATATCTAAAGCATACTCCCACTCTACCTTTGCCACTGAGTTATCGCCCTCATTAATAAACTTCTCTACAGCCTCATACACACCCTCTTTAATAAGTTGCAGTCTTGCTTGCCTAGCAGTTATCTTACAAGGTACAAACTGTTTTAAAAAGGTATTTATTTGATTTATAACTTCACTATCAGTAATCTCCCAAGTGATGTATTTGCTCTTATCATTTGTCTTTAGCTTAACCCCAGCTGGAGCTGATATAAGCACTTTATCTTCTAGCGAAGCTTGAATAAAATCAGATGTTACATATATTATGTGCATATTTAATCCTTTTTTATAAAATTAACGTTGGTATTGTTATGTGACTAGAAGTAGAGCCAAGACCAGTTAATTGACCATATTTATTGCTCCCACAACCCCATAACTGACCATTATCTAGGAGGTAAAATATAGTTACATTATCATCCTCTTTATCTCCCATGCATACTATATCAACTATGTTTTTTGTATAAAGAAAGCTTACCTTTGTTGGAGTTTCTTTATCAACTACATCCATTACACCAAGAGCCCCTGATGTATTTACTCCCCAAGAGTATAAAGATAACTCGTTATTATTATCCTCATCTACAACTGCATAACCGACATATTTATAAGACTGGCTAGGAGTAAGAATGTATACATTTTTAAAAACTGCATTAGGTTTATTTGGTATAGTTATCTCTTTTACTATTTTATGTTTTTCACTAGTATGGCGTACTGCATACCATATCCTATTAACCTCTATTTCAAACAACCTGCCTGATGTAGTTAATACAAAATAGTTACAAGCATCGCCTATAATTTTTACAACAGGATCTGAGGCAAAATCATATACCTTCCCATAAGAAAAAAGCTCAGGAAAAAGTTGCATAGGAAGTTCTGAATTTTCAGTGCCATTACCAATATACCCCCAAGTATATAAAGTTCCATCATCACAAAGAGCTAAGAAACCAGTGCTCTCGCGATTACGAGTCACACTAATATTTTTATAGTCTACAATCTGCACCACTTTTTTATTTTCAGGTATTTTAACTTTTTCTAAAGATGATACACCTTCTAGACGCTTGTTTCCAGACCCTAGTGAATACCGCGTATAACCTGCTACGTATAGATTGCCTGTATTTGTGAGTATATATATCACAAGATTATATGTAATTTGATACAACCAAATAGTCTTTATACCTTCTGTTGATATAAAAGATGGGAAAGTGACTTGTTTTGGAGTTGTTGTTACGGATGTACCGGAGTCTGCAAGCTTTGAAAAAAGATAAGGCTTTTGAGGAATTTCTCCAAAAAACCAAAAGCTTCCATCGTTTTTAGCTGCAAAGCAATGGGCATCCTCTCCGTTATGGTATGTGCAAAAAACCGTAAAATTTTTAACATTACTTAAAATTTTAACCCAATTAAATTGATTTGCTGGATTTCCTTGACCCAATGCATAATCCCTCCCTCTACCTCTACCATACAAATCCCCATTTTCATACAATATATAAGTGTTTATTTCACTAGCCCACATATCTTTAATTTTAGATACGTTTTTTAAAGGATGGGATAGATTTATCCAAAATAGAGGTGTTAAGTAGTTTCCTACACCAAGTGTAAAAGGAACTTCACTGTCTTGAACCCCACAAAATAATAAATCATCATCTTCTGTATAAACTAAGTTATATTTTTTTGGGTTCATCATTGATGATGTGTTTAGAAGTTTTCTTGCCTGTATAGATTTATTGCGTGAATGAATTTTAAGGTTTATCATTGCTTCTATCTGCTCTTTTGTATAAGCTGTATTTTTGTCAGCCTTTAGTTCTAAAAGTTCATCTGTTTGTATTTTTGTATATACATCTATCTGTTTAGGAAGCGCTGTAATTAGATCATCTATCTGCTCTTTTGTATAAGTAGTTTCTACCTTAGCAAAAGCAGAACTATCAAGACCATCAAACAACTCTGTATCGTGAGCTGTTGCGTTGACGGAGAGTTTGTCATCTAGGGCAGTTTGGATAAGTTGATTTAAACTATCTTTTAGCTCTTGTAAAAGTAGTTTAATTTTTTGTGAGCTATAAGCCTTTAAAAATGAGCTATCTTCATCATCTATAATCCCATCGGTTTTTATTTTTACTAGTTCTAGCTTTAAAGCTTCTAGTTCTGTTATTAATGGAACTATTTGATCACATTTATTATTAAAGTTTTCATGCTTTTGAGCTATATCATCGTGCATGGTTTCTATTAGTGGTCTTATCTCTTTTATCGTAGTTTCTGCACTTTTTACATACGTATTTATCTGTCTTAATTCATCTAAATTTATTTCACTTATAACACTCTCTAGCTTATCAATTTGCGTTAATAAAAATTGCAATGCCTCTAATTTTTCTTGTGCCAATTTTAGTTCATATATACTAGTTGCCATTGTTAAAACCTGCCTTTTTTATACTCTCTTTAACTTGCTTAAGCCTTTGTGCGATTTGCTTAAAAAGCTTAAACAAATCAATACTTGCCAAATTCTTTACCTCTTTATCTAACATCATCGATACTTAGCCCCTCATTGGCGTTATATTGCGCTATTATCTCTAAGCTTTGCTGTCTATTAAAAGGCTCTTTATTTAGCAAATAAAGCACCTCATAAATTACAGCATAACTTAGCTCCTCATCAATCTGCAAATGCTCAGTATCACTTTTAAAATCAGGTTTTTTTGGTATACGTATAAAAGTTTCATTGGCTAAATTCCTAAATACCTGCATTTTTGGCAACCGATAACGCTCCATTAGCTCACTAGGAGTGCATTTTGTAGCTACATAGAGCATAGCTTCTAAAAACAATTCGCTTAAAATTTCATCATCAGGGATTTTAATCCCTGACTTTCCTTTAAAGAGTAAAATTTCTTTTGCTCTTTTGCTTAGCATTTTACGCCTTTAACCCAACGCCTATTGCAAATGCGTCAGGTATCCTTACCTCAAGAGCACTTTCGGTGTAGTAGCGCTTTTGCTTAGCTGTTTTGCTGGTTGATACGTCCTCAATGGTCGTAGGGATTAAAAGTCCATTTTTAGCGTATGAAAAATCCCCAGCAATTAGCACGTCTTCAAGTCCAAATTTAGCACTTAATAGGCGGTGCATTCTGAAATTTACCTTGCCAAAATCTGTTTCAAGCGAAACCACACGAGTGTTTATTGACTTATCATTGCCAAATTGACGAGTTGCGATTTTGTTTATCGCTTTTTTAAGGTTTGCTCCAATAAATACATCTTTTGGCGTTGCTCCACTATCCCAAATTTGCTGTAAAATTTGACTTAATATATCCTCTGTTAAAACACCTGCTGTGCCTTGCCAGTCCCCACTGCTATCAAATGCCAAAACATTACCACGTTTGCCACTTGAAAAAGCCGATGCACCCTTTGCTACATAGTAAAATAGCCCTGCCATTTCAGAAGCAGTTGTATCTGTTCTAGCGGTTGGAGCCTTAAAAACTGAAGTTTTTACGTTACTATCTCTACCAAGTCCTAAAAGAGCATATTCGATGTCGGCTTTATGCTCTTTTGCCTTTTTGCTAACTTCGTGAGCTAGTTCGTTCCCACCATAGGTTTTAACTGCCTGCATAGTCTTTGAAACCATAATGTTAGAGGTAAAAATTTGAGTGTTGTTAAACAGCTCAACTTTTGAGCTTTTATCATCTCCTACAAAATCTGAAATTTCTAGCTGTGCGTTTTTCTTTGGCTCGGCTAGTGTGTCGGTTATCCAGCTATGTTTTGTGCTAGATACCTTTGATTTACCCATAAGTGAAAGTATAGGCGTTTCATCTGAACCTATAAGCAGGATTTTGTCATAGACTGACGGAGCCAGTCCAACTCTTTGTGTTGCTGGAGATTGATACCCAGTTGAAGTTATTGCCATTTTCTATCCTTTATGATGAATTTGGCTTAGTTTATAAGTTTGGGGTATGCAAAAACTACCCATTTTTTGCAGTGATGGGTAATTTTTGATTTATTTTTAGGTTATATTGTTTTCAATCTCTCTAAGCTCTTTATCTTTGCCACGTCTAAGCATATCGCCAAGCATTGCAGGGTCTGTTTGTGCTACTTTTGGGTATTTGTTTGCATAGCCCATTATACGGTTATAAAAGCTAGGATTTGATTTTTTAAGCCCTAAACTCGCCAGTTTAGTTCCCAAAGCCCCGCCGAAAAATCCCCTTACGAACTCATCAAAATCTAGTTTTACATCGCCATTCTCATCACGCTCTACACCATTTAAGCCACCACCTAACAAACCGCCGCCGATAATGGGGTGTGAAAATGGGGTAAAATCATCACTATTTTCTAAAGAAACTTCGCTTTTTGCTTCGTTTTTTGGTATAATGCCATCAGTGGGCTTAGCTAAATGAGATTTATTCTCCAACTTTAACGCCCCTGTCGGCATTGTATCGGCGTGTGGGAGTAGGGCGTCCCCACTAGCTAAGCTCTTTTTTATCTCATCTTTATTCATCCGCCTTGCATTTGCGTGGATTATCTTATTATCATCTTTATTTATAACAATATCTTTTACTTTTTTGCCGTCGTTTTTTGCGATAAAAACACTATTTGGCGTTTTTGCTTCTGTTACCCTGTTTGGATTGTCTAGCACGTAGTCAATAAGCTCTTTAACCGCCCTTTGATTTTTAAACATTTCAGGGTGCTTTGATTTTAGCCACGCAAGAGAGGCGTTTATCGCTTCATCTATGCCTGTTTTTTCTTTCAAAACTTTATCTAACTCAAATTTTACATTGTCTAAATATGTTAATTTACCCTCCTTTGCCATTGCAAAGTTTTCGCCCAAAATGGTGTTTTGCTTTTGCAGTGCATTAAGCTCATCAATACTTGGATTTTTATTTACATTTATGGCGTTTGTCGCTTCTTTTGCTTCTTGTTTTGGCGTTAAATCATCACGTGCGGTTAAAAATTTAGTTAGCTCCGCCCTTATGCTATTTGGTATATTTTTATCAGTTGCGATTTTTGTTAGGTTATTTATAAAGCCGTTATAGTTTTTTGACTTTAAAATCGCCTGTTCTACGTGGTGGATTAATGACGGCTGTCTGCCGATTATCGGTGCTAGTCTTAGGGCTGTTTTTATGGTGCGGTTTGCCATCATAGTATAAATTCTAGTGGTGGGGTCTGTGCTAAACCCTTGTTGGATTTTTTCGCCCTTTTTATAAATGCCTATTGCGTCT comes from the Campylobacter mucosalis genome and includes:
- a CDS encoding ABC transporter ATP-binding protein, whose amino-acid sequence is MILQGLNVTTSYAGRVIHDNVSWGVKSGEIYGFLGGSGSGKTTLMKTMMYLKKPDLGEIKFNGINMWQSPINTQQNIKLECGVMLQFGALFSSMNILENVGVMLKEYSNFSTSQIDEISMFWIQKVGLKPHVATLYPAELSGGMKKRAALARALVLSPKVLFLDEPNSGLDPISSRQMDALVCELRDTLGLSVVMVTHDADSIFDILDRFLIIDNKKIIFEGDMSEAKNLENNPLKELFDMRKS
- a CDS encoding MlaE family ABC transporter permease → MHKIKISGDKIALFDALTYKDAKQFNAVFKGLKHQKYEIDFANLKSIDYAVAILLVNFKDKFGAKFINQNKNISSIFELIDDKKIDKSNFSKSKQQNFIANLGKRILDLNKNFLNLSSFLGEFIINLSKAFIKPKNFRAKELSNYIKDSGINALFIVLLTSFLIGIVLAYLGSAMLAKFGASIFIVDIMGVLTLREVAPLIAAIVVAGRSSSSFAAQIGVMKITEEVDAMKTMGLDPFLFLVLPRVIAMILVLPAVVFLADVVSIFGQMIVSKNILDINFGEYLSRFKDSIDLRHLYVGLIKAPFFGAAIALIGCLRGFEVTGNALSLGEKTTISVVNAIFAVIAIDSVFAVFFMWYGV
- the tgt gene encoding tRNA guanosine(34) transglycosylase Tgt; translation: MEFKVLKYDGNARTGILKTAHSEIATPVFMPVGTVGAVKSLDAIDMAEILDAKIILANTYHMYLRPGSKVVKEFGGLHGFSKFNRSFLTDSGGFQAFSLRANTKNDDGGIKFKSHIDGSMHYFTPRSVLDTQYDLGSDIMMILDDLIALPAEKKRVELSLKRTIKWADEAIKYHKLKQSEGVGLNQNIFGIIQGGTDYEARKICAQALANMPFDGLAIGGLSVGESNNEMYDTVQGVMPFTDASRPRYLMGVGTPQDLVENVERGVDMFDCVMPTRNARNGTLFTSFGKINVKSARFINDHAPIDFECNCYTCRHYSRGYLNHLFKARELTFFRLASIHNLHYYLNLMKQIREAINRGEFAKFKRNFYAKIYV
- a CDS encoding DUF5675 family protein yields the protein MILKINRFKEIDDGTIGRFTLFKGDEVLLNGFTLEPAGSDEIRPNLDKRIPQGVYNVIWHKSPRFKQVLPLLYNDKVSRERYILIHVGNHPKDTQGCILLGGNYDDKGVFNSKATLSRFLELTNGLNFKVEIESGF
- a CDS encoding phage holin family protein, which gives rise to MLSSYLLYVMALGILGSLVGFTKSDQKGLKAFSYRLIDGVFSAYIAYEIAFYFLQNERLCMAICATAAWFGSDLLVEIRDIIISAIKAKIGTN
- a CDS encoding DUF1353 domain-containing protein produces the protein MSIHNPILKPFSKDKFELVEEYRYQDIIIPAGYKTNGANIPRIFWSVYPPNSPEYLSAILVHDYLCDLEKYELADEILKEMMTELGCSRLKVSIFYLCCRVYHKLRYRE
- a CDS encoding RCC1-like domain-containing protein, which encodes MATSIYELKLAQEKLEALQFLLTQIDKLESVISEINLDELRQINTYVKSAETTIKEIRPLIETMHDDIAQKHENFNNKCDQIVPLITELEALKLELVKIKTDGIIDDEDSSFLKAYSSQKIKLLLQELKDSLNQLIQTALDDKLSVNATAHDTELFDGLDSSAFAKVETTYTKEQIDDLITALPKQIDVYTKIQTDELLELKADKNTAYTKEQIEAMINLKIHSRNKSIQARKLLNTSSMMNPKKYNLVYTEDDDLLFCGVQDSEVPFTLGVGNYLTPLFWINLSHPLKNVSKIKDMWASEINTYILYENGDLYGRGRGRDYALGQGNPANQFNWVKILSNVKNFTVFCTYHNGEDAHCFAAKNDGSFWFFGEIPQKPYLFSKLADSGTSVTTTPKQVTFPSFISTEGIKTIWLYQITYNLVIYILTNTGNLYVAGYTRYSLGSGNKRLEGVSSLEKVKIPENKKVVQIVDYKNISVTRNRESTGFLALCDDGTLYTWGYIGNGTENSELPMQLFPELFSYGKVYDFASDPVVKIIGDACNYFVLTTSGRLFEIEVNRIWYAVRHTSEKHKIVKEITIPNKPNAVFKNVYILTPSQSYKYVGYAVVDEDNNNELSLYSWGVNTSGALGVMDVVDKETPTKVSFLYTKNIVDIVCMGDKEDDNVTIFYLLDNGQLWGCGSNKYGQLTGLGSTSSHITIPTLIL
- a CDS encoding SU10 major capsid protein; the encoded protein is MAITSTGYQSPATQRVGLAPSVYDKILLIGSDETPILSLMGKSKVSSTKHSWITDTLAEPKKNAQLEISDFVGDDKSSKVELFNNTQIFTSNIMVSKTMQAVKTYGGNELAHEVSKKAKEHKADIEYALLGLGRDSNVKTSVFKAPTARTDTTASEMAGLFYYVAKGASAFSSGKRGNVLAFDSSGDWQGTAGVLTEDILSQILQQIWDSGATPKDVFIGANLKKAINKIATRQFGNDKSINTRVVSLETDFGKVNFRMHRLLSAKFGLEDVLIAGDFSYAKNGLLIPTTIEDVSTSKTAKQKRYYTESALEVRIPDAFAIGVGLKA